The following proteins are co-located in the Phytoactinopolyspora mesophila genome:
- a CDS encoding ROK family protein → MTPLMASIEAGGTKFVCAVGTGPHDLRAVTSFPTTTPDETLAQAIAFVREQEELAGQSVSALGVACFGPVDLRTDSPTFGHITSTPKPGWGGTDVVGTFRQALGVPVGFDTDVNGAALAESRWGAGQGLDPVVYVTVGTGIGAGALVNRQLLHGLLHPEVGHVLVRRHPEDTFEGVCPYHGDCLEGLAAGPALQARWQRRPADLGPLRDQAVAMESWYLAQLATMLMYLLSPERIVFGGGVTKLPGLLPALRKDAVSIVNGYIDAPAATTDIDSYIVPPGLGDQAGILGGLALAQRAVSR, encoded by the coding sequence ATGACCCCCCTGATGGCCAGCATCGAGGCCGGTGGCACGAAGTTCGTATGTGCGGTGGGCACCGGCCCGCACGACCTCCGTGCCGTCACGTCCTTCCCCACTACGACGCCGGATGAGACGCTGGCGCAAGCCATCGCGTTCGTACGAGAGCAAGAAGAACTGGCCGGGCAATCCGTGTCCGCTCTTGGGGTCGCCTGTTTCGGCCCCGTCGACCTGCGCACCGACTCCCCCACTTTCGGACACATCACCTCAACTCCGAAGCCCGGCTGGGGCGGTACCGACGTCGTCGGTACGTTCCGCCAGGCCCTCGGCGTGCCCGTGGGCTTCGACACGGACGTCAACGGCGCCGCTCTGGCGGAGAGCCGATGGGGAGCTGGCCAAGGCCTTGATCCGGTCGTCTATGTCACTGTGGGCACCGGGATCGGCGCCGGCGCGCTGGTGAACCGCCAGCTCTTGCACGGCCTGCTGCATCCGGAAGTGGGCCATGTGCTGGTGCGCCGACACCCGGAGGACACGTTCGAAGGAGTCTGCCCGTATCACGGCGACTGCCTGGAAGGGCTCGCCGCCGGGCCAGCACTCCAAGCACGATGGCAGCGCCGCCCGGCCGACCTCGGCCCGCTCCGCGACCAGGCCGTGGCCATGGAGTCGTGGTATCTCGCGCAACTAGCCACGATGCTCATGTATCTGCTCTCCCCCGAACGGATCGTCTTCGGCGGCGGCGTCACCAAACTGCCAGGTCTCCTACCGGCGTTACGCAAGGACGCCGTGAGCATCGTCAACGGCTATATAGATGCGCCGGCGGCGACCACGGACATCGACAGCTACATCGTGCCGCCGGGCCTGGGGGACCAAGCCGGTATCCTCGGCGGGCTCGCACTGGCCCAGCGCGCGGTCTCCCGGTGA